A genomic segment from Ptychodera flava strain L36383 chromosome 8, AS_Pfla_20210202, whole genome shotgun sequence encodes:
- the LOC139138516 gene encoding putative ferric-chelate reductase 1 produces the protein MIRIITFLILHGLVCAQDKLVTSTECGTSKGCYQMPANCKDADDCDIMVTWKPVSGSNSFTFEILGKVALPKVSSVAIGFSKDEYMGDDDVWSCSYVGGDLYVAHSYNEGKHNNPVAAPTGPDVTDEVTSFYNSVVQCRFTLPKTILIGEEGADQKEFDLDEDYYLLIPLTGAIKMGDVVRVTKHMNLPYISPDKIDFNVASIVTGVAKRPILLKCHASLMIFGWIGCASIAIILAKYFKIMWPNSKLCGEKVWFAMHRFFMIINVLCFVAGFVVIFVFVGGFVHYRLMTQPVFIHAACGISATALGITNPLLAVFRPHPGTKNRPYFNWAHWAIGTSAYILAVACVFLGIDLTLMDLPEYAFWIMVGYVLLNAVTYILLKLVIGVAENGVARKKRIEQYEMQQNKRESVRQLISDEEPTPPGSSVATFILSIHAIGVMGVASALVIIIALM, from the exons ATGATCAGGATCATAACATTCCTGATTTTGCATGGATTGGTGTGTGCACAG gacaaactTGTGACGTCAACAGAATGTGGGACCTCTAAAGGTTGTTACCAGATGCCAGCCAATTGCAAGGATGCAGACGACTGTGACATCATGGTCACGTGGAAGCCTGTCAGTGGTTCAAACTCGTTCACCTTTGAAATACTTGGTAAAGTGGCGCTACCCAAAGTTTCCAGCGTTGcaattggattttccaaagacgAGTACATG GGAGACGATGACGTGTGGTCATGTTCGTATGTTGGAGGTGATCTTTACGTTGCCCATTCATACAATGAAGGCAAACACAACAATCCTGTTGCGGCACCGACA GGACCAGACGTAACAGACGAGGTGACTTCCTTCTACAACTCCGTGGTCCAATGCCGCTTTACTCTGCCCAAAACCATCTTAATAGGAGAAGAGGGCGCTGATCAGAAAGAGTTTGATCTTGACGAAGATTATTATCTACTTATTCCCCTGACCGGCGCTATAAAAATGGGCG atgtGGTTCGTGTAACTAAACACATGAATTTGCCGTACATCTCACCTGACAAGATTGACTTCAACGTCGCTTCTATCGTGACTGGTGTTGCTAAGCGACCAATTTTGCTGAAATGCCACG CAAGTCTGATGATATTCGGATGGATAGGTTGTGCCAGCATCGCCATTATCCTAGCGAAGTACTTCAAAATAATGTGGCCGAATTCtaaactctgtggagaaaaagtGTGGTTTGCC ATGCATCGTTTCTTCATGATCATAAACGTTCTTTGTTTCGTGGCTGGCTTTGTGGTGATATTTGTCTTCGTCGGCGGTTTTGTTCATTATCGATTAATGACCCAG CCGGTCTTTATACACGCTGCCTGTGGCATATCGGCAACCGCCCTCGGTATTACTAATCCACTATTGGCCGTTTTCAGACCGCATCCGGGAACCAAGAA TCGTCCATACTTCAATTGGGCTCACTGGGCTATTGGAACTTCAGCGTATATCTTAGCAG TTGCCTGCGTATTTCTGGGAATCGACCTGACATTGATGGACCTGCCAGAGTATGCATTTTGGATCATGGTTGGATACGTGTTATTAAATGCAGTTACCTACATCCTTCTGAAGCTCGTCATAGGAGTCGCTGAAAACGGAg TTGCTCGTAAAAAACGTATAGAGCAGTACGAAATGCAGCAGAACAAACGGGAATCAGTTCGTCAGCTGATCAGCGACGAGGAACCGACACCGCCG GGGTCGAGTGTCGCCACTTTTATTCTGTCCATCCACGCAATTGGTGTTATGGGAGTCGCGTCGGCGTTAGTCATCATCATCGCTCTGATGTAA